A window of the Cynocephalus volans isolate mCynVol1 chromosome 10, mCynVol1.pri, whole genome shotgun sequence genome harbors these coding sequences:
- the LLGL1 gene encoding lethal(2) giant larvae protein homolog 1 isoform X4, whose product MKFRFRRQGADPQREKLKQELFAFNKTVEHGFPNQPSALAFDPQLRIMAIGTRSGAVKIYGAPGVEFTGLHRDAATVTQMHFLPGQGRLLTLLDDSSLHLWEIVHHNGCAHLEEALGFQLPSRPGFDGASAPSSLTRVTVVLLVAAGDTAVLGTEGGSVFFLNVTTLTLLEGQTLSPDEVLRSVPDECRCGKALGPVESLQGHLQEPTKILVGYSRGLLVIWNQATQCVDHVFLGNQLESLCWGRGGGTIVSSHSDGSYAIWSMDAGSSLTLQPTVATTPYGPFPCKAINKILWRNCESGGHFIIFSGGMPRASYGDRHCVSVLQAETLVTLDFTSRIIDFFTVHSTRPEDEFDNPQALAVLLEEELVVLDLQTPGWPAVPAPYLAPLHSSAITCSAHVANVPAKLWARIVSAGEQQSPQPGSSTSSWPITGGRNLAQEPSQRGLLLTGHEDGTVRFWDASGVALRPLYKLNTAGLFQTDCEHADSLAQAAEDDWPPFRKVGCFDPYSDDPRLGVQKVALCKYTAQMVVAGTAGQVLVLELSDVPEEQAVSVASVDLLQDREGFTWKGHERLSPRTGPLLWPVGFQPRVLVQCLPPAAVTAVTLHTEWSLVAFGTSHGFGLFDYQRKSPVLARCTLHPNDSLAMEGPLSRVKSLKKSLRQSFRRIRKSRVSGKKRAANANSKLQEANAQLAEQACPHDVEMTPVQRRIEPRSADDSLSGVVRCLYFADTFLRDAAHHGPTMWAGTNSGSVFAYALEVPVAATGVEKRPERPVEAVLGKEVQLMHRAPVVAIAVLDGRGRPLPEPYEASRDLAQAPDMQGGHAVLIASEEQFKVFTLPKVSAKTKFKLTAHEGCRVRKVALATFASVACEDYAETCLACLTNLGDVHVFSVPGLRPQVHYSCIRKEDISGIASCVFTRHGQGFYLISPSEFERFSLSARNITEPLCSLDISWPRDDTQASYRLQESPKLSQANGTPSIILAPQSHDGSPDPAHSKGADTLEPSEAILSPTSIDSATSADTTLDTTGDVTVEDVKDFLGSSEESEKNLRNLAEDEARACTILIK is encoded by the exons CTATGGTGCACCCGGCGTGGAGTTTACGGGCCTACACCGTGATGCGGCCACTGTCACCCAGATGCACTTCCTGCCCGGCCAG GGCCGCCTCCTGACCCTGCTGGACGACAGCAGCCTGCATCTGTGGGAGATTGTCCACCATAATGGCTGTGCCCACCTGGAGGAAGCTCTCGGCTTCCAGCTGCCCAGCCGGCCAGGCTTTGATGGTGCCAG TGCCCCTTCTAGCCTCACCCGTGTCACGGTGGTCCTGCTGGTGGCTGCGGGCGATACTGCCGTCCTGGGCACTGAGGGCGGCAGTGTCTTCTTCCTGAACGTTACTACCTTGACGCTGCTTGAGGGGCAGACCCTCAGCCCAGACGAGGTTCTGCGAAG TGTGCCAGACGAGTGCCGGTGCGGAAAGGCACTGGGCCCCGTGGAGTCGCTCCAAGGACACCTGCAGGAGCCCACCAAGATCCTCGTTGGCTACAGCCGGGGTCTGCTGGTTATCTGGAACCAGGCCACACAGTGTGTGGACCATGTCTTCCTGGGTAACCAG CTGGAGAGCCTGTGCTGGGGGCGTGGTGGAGGCACCATTGTCAGTTCGCACAGTGATGGCAGCTATGCCATCTGGTCCATGGATGCTGGCAGCTCCCTGACGCTGCAGCCCACGGTAGCCACCACGCCCTACG GCCCCTTTCCCTGCAAGGCCATCAACAAGATTCTGTGGCGGAACTGTGAATCTGG GGGCCACTTTATCATCTTTAGTGGTGGCATGCCCCGTGCCAGCTATGGCGACCGCCACTGTGTGAGTGTGCTGCAGGCTGAGACACTGGTGACTCTGGACTTCACCTCCCGCATCATTGACTTCTTCACGGTGCACAGCACGCGGCCTGAAGATG AATTCGATAACCCCCAGGCCCTGGCTGTGCTGCTGGAAGAGGAGCTGGTGGTGCTTGACCTGCAGACGCCTGGCTGGCCGGCTGTGCCTGCCCCGTACCTGGCCCCGCTGCACTCGTCTGCTATTACCTGCTCAGCCCATGTTGCCAATGTCCCCGCCAAGCTGTGGGCCCGCATTGTGAGCGCTGGAGAGCAGCAGAGCCCCCAGCCTGGCTCCAGCACCTcg AGCTGGCCCATCACTGGGGGCCGGAACCTGGCACAGGAACCATCGCAGCGAGGGCTGCTGCTGACCGG CCACGAGGATGGCACCGTACGGTTCTGGGATGCCTCGGGTGTGGCGCTGCGACCGCTCTATAAGCTGAACACGGCTGGCCTCTTCCAGACAGACTGTGAGCATGCCGACAGCCTAGCCCAGGCTGCTGAGGACGACTGGCCACCCTTCCGCAAG GTGGGCTGCTTCGACCCCTACAGTGATGATCCCCGGCTTGGAGTGCAGAAGGTTGCCCTCTGCAAGTACACAGCCCAGATGGTGGTGGCTGGCACTGCAGGCCAG GTGCTGGTGCTGGAGCTTAGCGACGTGCCGGAGGAGCAAGCGGTCAGCGTGGCCAGCGTGGACCTCCTCCAGGACCGCGAGGGCTTCACGTGGAAGGGCCATGAGCGGCTGAGCCCGCGCACAGGGCCACTGCTGTGGCCTGTTGGCTTCCAGCCCCGCGTGCTGGTGCAGTGCCTGCCACCAGCTGCTGTCACAGCTGTCACACTCCACACCGAGTGGAGCCTTGTGGCCTTTGGCACCAGTCATGGTTTTGGCCTCTTTGACTACCAGCGCAAGAGCCCTGTGCTGGCCAG GTGCACTCTTCACCCCAATGACTCCCTGGCCATGGAGGGTCCGCTGTCCCGGGTGAAGTCACTCAAGAAGTCACTGCGCCAGTCTTTCCGGCGCATCCGTAAGAGCCGTGTCTCAGGCAAGAAGCGGGCTGCTAATGCCAACAGCAAG TTGCAGGAAGCCAATGCACAGCTGGCGGAGCAGGCCTGTCCCCATGACGTGGAGATGACGCCTGTGCAGCGCCGTATTGAGCCCCGCTCTGCCGATGACTCCCTCTCAGGTGTCGTGCGCTGCCTCTATTTCGCAGACACCTTCCTTCGAGATG CAGCCCACCACGGGCCCACCATGTGGGCAGGTACCAACTCGGGCTCCGTGTTTGCCTATGCACTGGAGGTGCCGGTAGCAGCAACTGGCGTTGAGAAGCGGCCCGAGCGGCCAGTGGAGGCCGTGCTGGGCAAGGAGGTGCAGCTGATGCACCGGGCACCTGTGGTGGCCATCGCCGTGCTGGACGGGCGTGGCCGGCCACTGCCTGAGCCCTACGAGGCTTCGCGGGACCTGGCTCAGGCACCTGACATGCAGGGCGGTCACGCTGTGCTCATCGCCTCTGAGGAGCAGTTCAAG GTATTCACACTGCCCAAAGTGAGTGCCAAGACCAAGTTCAAGCTGACGGCCCATGAGGGCTGTCGTGTGCGCAAGGTGGCACTGGCCACATTTGCCAGCGTGGCCTGTGAGGACTATGCCGAGACCTGCCTGGCCTGCCTCACTAACCTGGGTGACGTCCATGTCTTCTCCGTGCCTGGCCTGCGGCCGCAGGTGCACTACTCCTGTATCCGGAAGGAGGACATCAGCGGCATCGCCTCGTGTGTCTTTACACGCCACGGCCAGG GCTTTTATCTGATTTCTCCGTCGGAATTTGAACGCTTCTCTCTAAGTGCCCGGAACATCACAGAGCCACTTTGCTCTCTGGACATCAGCTGGCCCCGTGATGACACCCAGGCCAG CTACAGGCTCCAAGAGTCGCCCAAGCTGAGCCAGGCTAATGGGACCCCGAGCATCATCCTGGCCCCGCAGAGCCACGATGGAAGCCCCGATCCTGCCCACAGCAAGGGAGCTG ACACCCTGGAGCCATCTGAGGCCATACTCTCACCCACATCTATCGACTCGGCCACAAGTGCTGACACCACGCTGGACACAACAGGGGACGTCACGGTGGAGGATGTGAAGGATTTCCTGGG CTCTTCTGAGGAATCTGAGAAGAATCTGAGGAACCTTGCAGAAGACGAGGCCCGGGCCTGCACCATCCTGATCAAATGA
- the LLGL1 gene encoding lethal(2) giant larvae protein homolog 1 isoform X5, whose product MMKFRFRRQGADPQREKLKQELFAFNKTVEHGFPNQPSALAFDPQLRIMAIGTRSGAVKIYGAPGVEFTGLHRDAATVTQMHFLPGQGRLLTLLDDSSLHLWEIVHHNGCAHLEEALGFQLPSRPGFDGASAPSSLTRVTVVLLVAAGDTAVLGTEGGSVFFLNVTTLTLLEGQTLSPDEVLRSVPDECRCGKALGPVESLQGHLQEPTKILVGYSRGLLVIWNQATQCVDHVFLGNQLESLCWGRGGGTIVSSHSDGSYAIWSMDAGSSLTLQPTVATTPYGPFPCKAINKILWRNCESGGHFIIFSGGMPRASYGDRHCVSVLQAETLVTLDFTSRIIDFFTVHSTRPEDEFDNPQALAVLLEEELVVLDLQTPGWPAVPAPYLAPLHSSAITCSAHVANVPAKLWARIVSAGEQQSPQPGSSTSSWPITGGRNLAQEPSQRGLLLTGHEDGTVRFWDASGVALRPLYKLNTAGLFQTDCEHADSLAQAAEDDWPPFRKVGCFDPYSDDPRLGVQKVALCKYTAQMVVAGTAGQVLVLELSDVPEEQAVSVASVDLLQDREGFTWKGHERLSPRTGPLLWPVGFQPRVLVQCLPPAAVTAVTLHTEWSLVAFGTSHGFGLFDYQRKSPVLARCTLHPNDSLAMEGPLSRVKSLKKSLRQSFRRIRKSRVSGKKRAANANSKLQEANAQLAEQACPHDVEMTPVQRRIEPRSADDSLSGVVRCLYFADTFLRDAAHHGPTMWAGTNSGSVFAYALEVPVAATGVEKRPERPVEAVLGKEVQLMHRAPVVAIAVLDGRGRPLPEPYEASRDLAQAPDMQGGHAVLIASEEQFKVFTLPKVSAKTKFKLTAHEGCRVRKVALATFASVACEDYAETCLACLTNLGDVHVFSVPGLRPQVHYSCIRKEDISGIASCVFTRHGQGFYLISPSEFERFSLSARNITEPLCSLDISWPRDDTQARLQESPKLSQANGTPSIILAPQSHDGSPDPAHSKGADTLEPSEAILSPTSIDSATSADTTLDTTGDVTVEDVKDFLGSSEESEKNLRNLAEDEARACTILIK is encoded by the exons CTATGGTGCACCCGGCGTGGAGTTTACGGGCCTACACCGTGATGCGGCCACTGTCACCCAGATGCACTTCCTGCCCGGCCAG GGCCGCCTCCTGACCCTGCTGGACGACAGCAGCCTGCATCTGTGGGAGATTGTCCACCATAATGGCTGTGCCCACCTGGAGGAAGCTCTCGGCTTCCAGCTGCCCAGCCGGCCAGGCTTTGATGGTGCCAG TGCCCCTTCTAGCCTCACCCGTGTCACGGTGGTCCTGCTGGTGGCTGCGGGCGATACTGCCGTCCTGGGCACTGAGGGCGGCAGTGTCTTCTTCCTGAACGTTACTACCTTGACGCTGCTTGAGGGGCAGACCCTCAGCCCAGACGAGGTTCTGCGAAG TGTGCCAGACGAGTGCCGGTGCGGAAAGGCACTGGGCCCCGTGGAGTCGCTCCAAGGACACCTGCAGGAGCCCACCAAGATCCTCGTTGGCTACAGCCGGGGTCTGCTGGTTATCTGGAACCAGGCCACACAGTGTGTGGACCATGTCTTCCTGGGTAACCAG CTGGAGAGCCTGTGCTGGGGGCGTGGTGGAGGCACCATTGTCAGTTCGCACAGTGATGGCAGCTATGCCATCTGGTCCATGGATGCTGGCAGCTCCCTGACGCTGCAGCCCACGGTAGCCACCACGCCCTACG GCCCCTTTCCCTGCAAGGCCATCAACAAGATTCTGTGGCGGAACTGTGAATCTGG GGGCCACTTTATCATCTTTAGTGGTGGCATGCCCCGTGCCAGCTATGGCGACCGCCACTGTGTGAGTGTGCTGCAGGCTGAGACACTGGTGACTCTGGACTTCACCTCCCGCATCATTGACTTCTTCACGGTGCACAGCACGCGGCCTGAAGATG AATTCGATAACCCCCAGGCCCTGGCTGTGCTGCTGGAAGAGGAGCTGGTGGTGCTTGACCTGCAGACGCCTGGCTGGCCGGCTGTGCCTGCCCCGTACCTGGCCCCGCTGCACTCGTCTGCTATTACCTGCTCAGCCCATGTTGCCAATGTCCCCGCCAAGCTGTGGGCCCGCATTGTGAGCGCTGGAGAGCAGCAGAGCCCCCAGCCTGGCTCCAGCACCTcg AGCTGGCCCATCACTGGGGGCCGGAACCTGGCACAGGAACCATCGCAGCGAGGGCTGCTGCTGACCGG CCACGAGGATGGCACCGTACGGTTCTGGGATGCCTCGGGTGTGGCGCTGCGACCGCTCTATAAGCTGAACACGGCTGGCCTCTTCCAGACAGACTGTGAGCATGCCGACAGCCTAGCCCAGGCTGCTGAGGACGACTGGCCACCCTTCCGCAAG GTGGGCTGCTTCGACCCCTACAGTGATGATCCCCGGCTTGGAGTGCAGAAGGTTGCCCTCTGCAAGTACACAGCCCAGATGGTGGTGGCTGGCACTGCAGGCCAG GTGCTGGTGCTGGAGCTTAGCGACGTGCCGGAGGAGCAAGCGGTCAGCGTGGCCAGCGTGGACCTCCTCCAGGACCGCGAGGGCTTCACGTGGAAGGGCCATGAGCGGCTGAGCCCGCGCACAGGGCCACTGCTGTGGCCTGTTGGCTTCCAGCCCCGCGTGCTGGTGCAGTGCCTGCCACCAGCTGCTGTCACAGCTGTCACACTCCACACCGAGTGGAGCCTTGTGGCCTTTGGCACCAGTCATGGTTTTGGCCTCTTTGACTACCAGCGCAAGAGCCCTGTGCTGGCCAG GTGCACTCTTCACCCCAATGACTCCCTGGCCATGGAGGGTCCGCTGTCCCGGGTGAAGTCACTCAAGAAGTCACTGCGCCAGTCTTTCCGGCGCATCCGTAAGAGCCGTGTCTCAGGCAAGAAGCGGGCTGCTAATGCCAACAGCAAG TTGCAGGAAGCCAATGCACAGCTGGCGGAGCAGGCCTGTCCCCATGACGTGGAGATGACGCCTGTGCAGCGCCGTATTGAGCCCCGCTCTGCCGATGACTCCCTCTCAGGTGTCGTGCGCTGCCTCTATTTCGCAGACACCTTCCTTCGAGATG CAGCCCACCACGGGCCCACCATGTGGGCAGGTACCAACTCGGGCTCCGTGTTTGCCTATGCACTGGAGGTGCCGGTAGCAGCAACTGGCGTTGAGAAGCGGCCCGAGCGGCCAGTGGAGGCCGTGCTGGGCAAGGAGGTGCAGCTGATGCACCGGGCACCTGTGGTGGCCATCGCCGTGCTGGACGGGCGTGGCCGGCCACTGCCTGAGCCCTACGAGGCTTCGCGGGACCTGGCTCAGGCACCTGACATGCAGGGCGGTCACGCTGTGCTCATCGCCTCTGAGGAGCAGTTCAAG GTATTCACACTGCCCAAAGTGAGTGCCAAGACCAAGTTCAAGCTGACGGCCCATGAGGGCTGTCGTGTGCGCAAGGTGGCACTGGCCACATTTGCCAGCGTGGCCTGTGAGGACTATGCCGAGACCTGCCTGGCCTGCCTCACTAACCTGGGTGACGTCCATGTCTTCTCCGTGCCTGGCCTGCGGCCGCAGGTGCACTACTCCTGTATCCGGAAGGAGGACATCAGCGGCATCGCCTCGTGTGTCTTTACACGCCACGGCCAGG GCTTTTATCTGATTTCTCCGTCGGAATTTGAACGCTTCTCTCTAAGTGCCCGGAACATCACAGAGCCACTTTGCTCTCTGGACATCAGCTGGCCCCGTGATGACACCCAGGCCAG GCTCCAAGAGTCGCCCAAGCTGAGCCAGGCTAATGGGACCCCGAGCATCATCCTGGCCCCGCAGAGCCACGATGGAAGCCCCGATCCTGCCCACAGCAAGGGAGCTG ACACCCTGGAGCCATCTGAGGCCATACTCTCACCCACATCTATCGACTCGGCCACAAGTGCTGACACCACGCTGGACACAACAGGGGACGTCACGGTGGAGGATGTGAAGGATTTCCTGGG CTCTTCTGAGGAATCTGAGAAGAATCTGAGGAACCTTGCAGAAGACGAGGCCCGGGCCTGCACCATCCTGATCAAATGA
- the LLGL1 gene encoding lethal(2) giant larvae protein homolog 1 isoform X6 has product MKFRFRRQGADPQREKLKQELFAFNKTVEHGFPNQPSALAFDPQLRIMAIGTRSGAVKIYGAPGVEFTGLHRDAATVTQMHFLPGQGRLLTLLDDSSLHLWEIVHHNGCAHLEEALGFQLPSRPGFDGASAPSSLTRVTVVLLVAAGDTAVLGTEGGSVFFLNVTTLTLLEGQTLSPDEVLRSVPDECRCGKALGPVESLQGHLQEPTKILVGYSRGLLVIWNQATQCVDHVFLGNQQLESLCWGRGGGTIVSSHSDGSYAIWSMDAGSSLTLQPTVATTPYGPFPCKAINKILWRNCESGGGMPRASYGDRHCVSVLQAETLVTLDFTSRIIDFFTVHSTRPEDEFDNPQALAVLLEEELVVLDLQTPGWPAVPAPYLAPLHSSAITCSAHVANVPAKLWARIVSAGEQQSPQPGSSTSSWPITGGRNLAQEPSQRGLLLTGHEDGTVRFWDASGVALRPLYKLNTAGLFQTDCEHADSLAQAAEDDWPPFRKVGCFDPYSDDPRLGVQKVALCKYTAQMVVAGTAGQVLVLELSDVPEEQAVSVASVDLLQDREGFTWKGHERLSPRTGPLLWPVGFQPRVLVQCLPPAAVTAVTLHTEWSLVAFGTSHGFGLFDYQRKSPVLARCTLHPNDSLAMEGPLSRVKSLKKSLRQSFRRIRKSRVSGKKRAANANSKLQEANAQLAEQACPHDVEMTPVQRRIEPRSADDSLSGVVRCLYFADTFLRDAAHHGPTMWAGTNSGSVFAYALEVPVAATGVEKRPERPVEAVLGKEVQLMHRAPVVAIAVLDGRGRPLPEPYEASRDLAQAPDMQGGHAVLIASEEQFKVFTLPKVSAKTKFKLTAHEGCRVRKVALATFASVACEDYAETCLACLTNLGDVHVFSVPGLRPQVHYSCIRKEDISGIASCVFTRHGQGFYLISPSEFERFSLSARNITEPLCSLDISWPRDDTQASYRLQESPKLSQANGTPSIILAPQSHDGSPDPAHSKGADTLEPSEAILSPTSIDSATSADTTLDTTGDVTVEDVKDFLGSSEESEKNLRNLAEDEARACTILIK; this is encoded by the exons CTATGGTGCACCCGGCGTGGAGTTTACGGGCCTACACCGTGATGCGGCCACTGTCACCCAGATGCACTTCCTGCCCGGCCAG GGCCGCCTCCTGACCCTGCTGGACGACAGCAGCCTGCATCTGTGGGAGATTGTCCACCATAATGGCTGTGCCCACCTGGAGGAAGCTCTCGGCTTCCAGCTGCCCAGCCGGCCAGGCTTTGATGGTGCCAG TGCCCCTTCTAGCCTCACCCGTGTCACGGTGGTCCTGCTGGTGGCTGCGGGCGATACTGCCGTCCTGGGCACTGAGGGCGGCAGTGTCTTCTTCCTGAACGTTACTACCTTGACGCTGCTTGAGGGGCAGACCCTCAGCCCAGACGAGGTTCTGCGAAG TGTGCCAGACGAGTGCCGGTGCGGAAAGGCACTGGGCCCCGTGGAGTCGCTCCAAGGACACCTGCAGGAGCCCACCAAGATCCTCGTTGGCTACAGCCGGGGTCTGCTGGTTATCTGGAACCAGGCCACACAGTGTGTGGACCATGTCTTCCTGGGTAACCAG CAGCTGGAGAGCCTGTGCTGGGGGCGTGGTGGAGGCACCATTGTCAGTTCGCACAGTGATGGCAGCTATGCCATCTGGTCCATGGATGCTGGCAGCTCCCTGACGCTGCAGCCCACGGTAGCCACCACGCCCTACG GCCCCTTTCCCTGCAAGGCCATCAACAAGATTCTGTGGCGGAACTGTGAATCTGG TGGTGGCATGCCCCGTGCCAGCTATGGCGACCGCCACTGTGTGAGTGTGCTGCAGGCTGAGACACTGGTGACTCTGGACTTCACCTCCCGCATCATTGACTTCTTCACGGTGCACAGCACGCGGCCTGAAGATG AATTCGATAACCCCCAGGCCCTGGCTGTGCTGCTGGAAGAGGAGCTGGTGGTGCTTGACCTGCAGACGCCTGGCTGGCCGGCTGTGCCTGCCCCGTACCTGGCCCCGCTGCACTCGTCTGCTATTACCTGCTCAGCCCATGTTGCCAATGTCCCCGCCAAGCTGTGGGCCCGCATTGTGAGCGCTGGAGAGCAGCAGAGCCCCCAGCCTGGCTCCAGCACCTcg AGCTGGCCCATCACTGGGGGCCGGAACCTGGCACAGGAACCATCGCAGCGAGGGCTGCTGCTGACCGG CCACGAGGATGGCACCGTACGGTTCTGGGATGCCTCGGGTGTGGCGCTGCGACCGCTCTATAAGCTGAACACGGCTGGCCTCTTCCAGACAGACTGTGAGCATGCCGACAGCCTAGCCCAGGCTGCTGAGGACGACTGGCCACCCTTCCGCAAG GTGGGCTGCTTCGACCCCTACAGTGATGATCCCCGGCTTGGAGTGCAGAAGGTTGCCCTCTGCAAGTACACAGCCCAGATGGTGGTGGCTGGCACTGCAGGCCAG GTGCTGGTGCTGGAGCTTAGCGACGTGCCGGAGGAGCAAGCGGTCAGCGTGGCCAGCGTGGACCTCCTCCAGGACCGCGAGGGCTTCACGTGGAAGGGCCATGAGCGGCTGAGCCCGCGCACAGGGCCACTGCTGTGGCCTGTTGGCTTCCAGCCCCGCGTGCTGGTGCAGTGCCTGCCACCAGCTGCTGTCACAGCTGTCACACTCCACACCGAGTGGAGCCTTGTGGCCTTTGGCACCAGTCATGGTTTTGGCCTCTTTGACTACCAGCGCAAGAGCCCTGTGCTGGCCAG GTGCACTCTTCACCCCAATGACTCCCTGGCCATGGAGGGTCCGCTGTCCCGGGTGAAGTCACTCAAGAAGTCACTGCGCCAGTCTTTCCGGCGCATCCGTAAGAGCCGTGTCTCAGGCAAGAAGCGGGCTGCTAATGCCAACAGCAAG TTGCAGGAAGCCAATGCACAGCTGGCGGAGCAGGCCTGTCCCCATGACGTGGAGATGACGCCTGTGCAGCGCCGTATTGAGCCCCGCTCTGCCGATGACTCCCTCTCAGGTGTCGTGCGCTGCCTCTATTTCGCAGACACCTTCCTTCGAGATG CAGCCCACCACGGGCCCACCATGTGGGCAGGTACCAACTCGGGCTCCGTGTTTGCCTATGCACTGGAGGTGCCGGTAGCAGCAACTGGCGTTGAGAAGCGGCCCGAGCGGCCAGTGGAGGCCGTGCTGGGCAAGGAGGTGCAGCTGATGCACCGGGCACCTGTGGTGGCCATCGCCGTGCTGGACGGGCGTGGCCGGCCACTGCCTGAGCCCTACGAGGCTTCGCGGGACCTGGCTCAGGCACCTGACATGCAGGGCGGTCACGCTGTGCTCATCGCCTCTGAGGAGCAGTTCAAG GTATTCACACTGCCCAAAGTGAGTGCCAAGACCAAGTTCAAGCTGACGGCCCATGAGGGCTGTCGTGTGCGCAAGGTGGCACTGGCCACATTTGCCAGCGTGGCCTGTGAGGACTATGCCGAGACCTGCCTGGCCTGCCTCACTAACCTGGGTGACGTCCATGTCTTCTCCGTGCCTGGCCTGCGGCCGCAGGTGCACTACTCCTGTATCCGGAAGGAGGACATCAGCGGCATCGCCTCGTGTGTCTTTACACGCCACGGCCAGG GCTTTTATCTGATTTCTCCGTCGGAATTTGAACGCTTCTCTCTAAGTGCCCGGAACATCACAGAGCCACTTTGCTCTCTGGACATCAGCTGGCCCCGTGATGACACCCAGGCCAG CTACAGGCTCCAAGAGTCGCCCAAGCTGAGCCAGGCTAATGGGACCCCGAGCATCATCCTGGCCCCGCAGAGCCACGATGGAAGCCCCGATCCTGCCCACAGCAAGGGAGCTG ACACCCTGGAGCCATCTGAGGCCATACTCTCACCCACATCTATCGACTCGGCCACAAGTGCTGACACCACGCTGGACACAACAGGGGACGTCACGGTGGAGGATGTGAAGGATTTCCTGGG CTCTTCTGAGGAATCTGAGAAGAATCTGAGGAACCTTGCAGAAGACGAGGCCCGGGCCTGCACCATCCTGATCAAATGA